In one window of Microbacterium dextranolyticum DNA:
- a CDS encoding proteasome assembly chaperone family protein: MPLSGPLYERVASAPPVPAGLPMVIALTGFTDAGSAVSRMIDLFRDDLEPSPIVTFSADVLLDYRARRPTITFDGDHLLDYRPPRLDVSLAHDALGQPFVLLAGYEPDFAWDAFAETVVGLAEGLQVTSVTWVHAIPMPVPHTRPIGTTVSGTRSELTEAHSVWKPHTQVPATMGHLLELRLAESGAAVAGFVLLVPHYLADTEYPAAALAGLDSISVATGLVFDADDVRDENREYLAKVDDQVEGNAELTTMLRTLEERYDGYMAGSTLAQPIIHTGDLPSADELAAELERFLADRRDGEDKRGRR, translated from the coding sequence ATGCCCCTGTCCGGTCCTCTGTACGAGCGCGTCGCGTCCGCCCCACCCGTGCCCGCGGGCCTTCCGATGGTCATCGCGCTCACTGGTTTCACGGATGCCGGAAGTGCTGTGTCGCGCATGATCGACCTCTTCCGTGACGATCTCGAGCCGTCGCCGATCGTCACGTTCTCCGCGGATGTCCTGCTCGACTACCGCGCGCGGCGCCCCACGATCACCTTCGACGGTGACCACCTGCTCGACTACCGCCCGCCCCGACTCGACGTCTCGCTCGCGCACGACGCACTCGGTCAGCCGTTCGTGCTGCTCGCCGGCTACGAACCGGATTTCGCGTGGGACGCGTTCGCCGAGACCGTGGTGGGTCTGGCCGAGGGGCTGCAGGTCACGTCGGTGACGTGGGTGCACGCGATCCCCATGCCCGTGCCGCACACGCGACCCATCGGCACCACGGTCAGCGGCACGCGGAGCGAGCTCACCGAGGCGCATTCGGTGTGGAAGCCGCACACCCAGGTGCCCGCGACAATGGGTCATCTGCTCGAGCTTCGCCTGGCCGAGAGCGGAGCCGCAGTCGCTGGATTCGTGTTGCTGGTTCCGCACTATCTCGCCGACACCGAGTATCCGGCGGCGGCGCTGGCCGGGCTCGACAGCATCTCCGTGGCCACGGGGCTGGTGTTCGACGCCGACGACGTGCGTGACGAGAACCGGGAGTACCTCGCGAAGGTCGACGACCAGGTCGAGGGCAATGCCGAGCTGACGACCATGCTGCGCACTCTCGAGGAGCGCTACGACGGATACATGGCGGGCTCGACGCTCGCACAGCCGATCATCCACACCGGCGATCTCCCGAGCGCCGACGAGTTGGCGGCCGAGCTCGAGCGATTCCTCGCCGATCGTCGCGACGGCGAGGACAAGCGCGGGCGCCGCTGA
- a CDS encoding sensor histidine kinase, whose translation MPSNRPSLINYMRISFWSYRALGSPARRLLIILVAVILLLDSLFRATNNGATTVLSAVVTTAFTLAVALFVWKPPVATLTLIATIVVAAFTGVFDSLIAGAAILGLVAFTCSTGLIAVYALAWVAWLIAAMTRSDTAFQPLGAVVIALMSGVSLVIGVFIRQQYERAQSLATQLEATEREVADQLRHERDLIADELHDIVAHEITIVALHAAVLERTDDAHTRTQSQTAIREAAVQALTDIRRVLGMVRGEENLAPERIPSADSLPETIATVTEELGRAGIRVTADVPDDLRLPSASHVALVRVIRESSTNVLKHATGARTVRITLAVERGWTRLEFADDSPPARTAGLPASGYGIMRLQERFRLFGGSFSAERRPSGWVVSASLPLEA comes from the coding sequence GTGCCCTCCAACCGCCCTTCCTTGATCAACTACATGCGCATTTCATTTTGGAGCTATCGCGCACTCGGCTCGCCGGCACGGCGACTTCTGATCATTCTCGTGGCGGTCATCCTCCTTCTTGACTCGCTCTTCCGGGCGACCAACAACGGAGCGACGACTGTGCTTTCCGCAGTCGTGACCACGGCGTTCACACTCGCCGTGGCGCTGTTCGTGTGGAAACCTCCTGTAGCCACATTGACGTTGATCGCAACGATCGTCGTCGCGGCTTTCACGGGGGTCTTCGACAGCTTGATCGCCGGCGCAGCGATTCTCGGCCTTGTCGCATTCACCTGTAGTACGGGTCTGATAGCTGTTTATGCGCTTGCCTGGGTCGCCTGGCTCATCGCGGCCATGACGCGGTCAGATACCGCGTTCCAGCCGCTGGGCGCCGTCGTCATCGCACTGATGAGCGGCGTGAGTTTGGTCATCGGTGTCTTCATCCGTCAGCAATACGAGAGGGCTCAGAGCTTGGCCACACAGCTCGAGGCGACCGAGCGCGAGGTCGCAGACCAGCTGCGGCACGAACGCGACCTGATCGCCGACGAGCTGCACGACATCGTCGCCCACGAGATCACGATCGTCGCTCTCCACGCCGCCGTGCTCGAACGCACCGATGACGCGCACACCCGCACGCAGTCTCAGACAGCGATCCGCGAGGCCGCCGTGCAGGCCCTGACCGACATCCGGCGGGTACTGGGGATGGTGCGCGGCGAGGAGAACCTCGCACCCGAGCGTATCCCGTCCGCCGACAGCCTTCCCGAGACGATCGCCACGGTGACCGAAGAGCTCGGCCGTGCGGGCATCCGCGTGACGGCCGATGTCCCCGACGATCTCCGCCTGCCCAGCGCGTCCCATGTCGCGCTCGTCCGCGTCATCCGCGAGAGCAGCACGAACGTGCTGAAGCACGCGACCGGAGCACGCACCGTGCGCATCACCCTCGCCGTGGAGCGCGGTTGGACGCGACTCGAGTTCGCGGACGACTCTCCCCCGGCACGCACCGCCGGCCTTCCCGCGTCGGGGTACGGCATCATGCGCCTTCAGGAGCGATTCCGGCTCTTCGGCGGGTCCTTCTCCGCAGAGCGGCGGCCTTCCGGCTGGGTCGTGTCCGCTTCGCTGCCTCTCGAGGCCTGA
- a CDS encoding leucyl aminopeptidase produces the protein MAFPELSTSPLPLADAEADALILAVPPLDDAPDATSDWSGLHATLTAVGFTGAPGAIVRAAAPDATSLPLFVVGTGATPDAATVRDAVGAAVRSAIGFAHVAIGAPGLDEALWPAAAEGALLGGYRFEGYKSNAAAARAEIVTLHGVSPDAVDADRARTVASAAALVKDLVNTPAQWMGPQDLVDAAHRSVDDLPIEVTVWDETALEAEGFGGILGIGQGSDRPPRLVRLEYRPAGATHHVALVGKGITFDTGGLSLKPPAGMVGMKFDMAGAATVLAVVRAASERRLPVQVSGWLCVADNMPSGRALRPGDVVRIADGTSVEVLNTDAEGRVVLADGLVAASRTHPDVIIDIATLTGAIIVALGHRHTGVMGDDDAVAAYLDAAAQAGEAAWHLPLPAHMEDELDSPIADLQNAKIGDTSGGSLFAGLFLQRFVGRVSDEPDAPRIPWVHLDIAGSGTAKSAFGATDKGPTAATVRTLIAYLEASAR, from the coding sequence ATGGCGTTCCCCGAGCTGTCGACCTCCCCCCTCCCCCTCGCCGACGCGGAAGCCGACGCGTTGATCCTGGCCGTGCCGCCTCTGGACGACGCACCGGATGCCACCTCTGACTGGTCGGGGCTGCACGCTACTCTGACGGCGGTCGGGTTCACCGGCGCCCCCGGGGCGATCGTGCGCGCGGCGGCACCCGACGCGACCTCACTGCCGCTGTTCGTCGTGGGCACCGGAGCGACCCCCGATGCCGCGACGGTGCGCGACGCCGTCGGCGCCGCCGTACGTTCCGCGATCGGATTCGCACACGTCGCGATCGGAGCACCCGGACTGGACGAGGCTCTCTGGCCCGCCGCGGCCGAAGGCGCGCTGCTGGGCGGCTACCGCTTCGAGGGCTACAAGTCGAACGCGGCGGCGGCGCGAGCGGAGATCGTCACGCTGCACGGCGTCTCCCCGGATGCCGTCGACGCGGACCGCGCGCGCACCGTGGCATCCGCTGCCGCGCTCGTGAAAGACCTCGTCAACACCCCCGCGCAGTGGATGGGACCACAAGACCTCGTCGACGCCGCGCACCGCTCGGTCGATGATCTGCCGATCGAGGTCACGGTCTGGGACGAGACGGCGCTCGAGGCCGAAGGGTTCGGCGGCATCCTCGGCATCGGGCAGGGTTCCGACCGCCCGCCGCGACTCGTGCGCCTCGAGTACCGTCCCGCAGGCGCCACGCACCACGTCGCCCTCGTCGGCAAGGGGATCACGTTCGACACCGGCGGCCTGTCGCTGAAGCCACCGGCCGGAATGGTGGGCATGAAGTTCGACATGGCCGGGGCGGCCACCGTGCTCGCCGTCGTGCGGGCTGCGTCCGAGCGGAGACTGCCCGTCCAGGTTTCGGGTTGGCTCTGCGTGGCCGACAACATGCCGTCGGGGCGCGCGCTGCGTCCGGGCGACGTCGTCCGCATCGCAGACGGAACGAGTGTGGAGGTCCTCAACACCGACGCCGAGGGCCGGGTCGTCCTCGCCGACGGGCTGGTCGCCGCGAGCCGGACGCACCCCGACGTCATCATCGACATCGCGACGCTCACCGGCGCCATCATCGTCGCTCTCGGCCACCGGCACACCGGCGTCATGGGCGACGACGACGCCGTCGCCGCCTATCTCGACGCGGCGGCCCAGGCGGGCGAGGCGGCCTGGCATCTCCCTCTTCCCGCACATATGGAGGACGAGCTGGACTCGCCCATCGCCGATCTGCAGAACGCGAAGATCGGCGACACATCCGGCGGCTCGCTGTTCGCGGGATTGTTCCTGCAGCGCTTCGTCGGCCGGGTCTCGGACGAGCCCGACGCTCCCCGCATTCCGTGGGTGCACCTCGACATCGCCGGCAGCGGTACCGCCAAGTCGGCGTTCGGCGCCACCGACAAAGGCCCGACGGCTGCGACGGTACGCACCCTCATCGCCTACCTGGAGGCATCGGCGCGATGA
- a CDS encoding RNA polymerase sigma factor, which translates to MTSGTKTPRTRKAEDTEIDETTAAEVATKAPAKKAAAATKKPAARKPATKAKKSDEVDEDVDDDEEIDVEADDDSDDADSDESSTTKPAKGSSDDEGDDEDEEGTTKPAFTEPLPTGAIVISSSDDDEVPVYSTQITGATADPVKDYLKQIGKVPLLNAAEEVELAMRIEAGLFAEEKLSHMTAAEKSKQLGLDLQWVARDGQRAKSHLLGANLRLVVSLAKRYTGRGMQFLDLIQEGNLGLIRAVEKFDYTKGFKFSTYATWWIRQAITRAMADQARTIRIPVHMVEVINKLARVQRQMLQDLGREPTPEELSRELDMTPEKVIEVQKYGREPISLHTPLGEDGDSEFGDLIEDTEAVVPADAVGFTMLQRQLESLLDSLSEREAGVIRMRFGLGDGQPKTLDQIGDTFGVTRERIRQIESKTMAKLRHPSRSQSLRDYLE; encoded by the coding sequence GTGACTTCCGGCACGAAGACCCCCCGTACACGCAAGGCAGAAGACACCGAGATCGACGAGACGACCGCTGCCGAGGTGGCGACGAAGGCCCCCGCGAAGAAGGCGGCCGCGGCGACGAAGAAGCCCGCGGCGAGAAAGCCCGCGACCAAGGCGAAGAAGTCGGACGAGGTCGACGAGGACGTCGACGACGACGAGGAGATCGACGTCGAGGCCGACGACGATTCGGATGACGCGGATTCGGATGAGTCGAGCACGACGAAGCCGGCGAAGGGCTCGTCGGACGACGAAGGCGACGACGAGGACGAAGAGGGCACGACGAAGCCCGCCTTCACGGAGCCGCTGCCGACCGGCGCGATCGTCATCTCGTCGAGCGACGACGACGAGGTGCCGGTCTATTCGACGCAGATCACCGGCGCCACCGCCGACCCCGTCAAGGACTACCTCAAGCAGATCGGCAAGGTTCCGTTGCTGAACGCGGCCGAAGAGGTCGAGCTCGCGATGCGCATCGAGGCGGGTCTGTTCGCCGAAGAGAAGCTGTCGCACATGACGGCTGCCGAGAAGTCCAAGCAGCTCGGACTCGACCTGCAGTGGGTCGCGCGCGACGGCCAGCGCGCGAAGAGCCACCTGCTGGGCGCCAACCTGCGCCTCGTCGTCTCGCTCGCCAAGCGATACACGGGGCGCGGAATGCAGTTCCTGGATCTCATCCAGGAGGGCAACCTCGGCCTCATCCGTGCCGTCGAGAAGTTCGACTACACGAAGGGCTTCAAGTTCTCGACCTACGCCACCTGGTGGATCCGTCAGGCGATCACCCGCGCCATGGCCGACCAGGCGCGCACGATCCGCATCCCGGTGCACATGGTCGAGGTCATCAACAAGCTTGCCCGTGTCCAGCGGCAGATGCTGCAGGACCTCGGTCGCGAACCCACGCCCGAGGAACTGTCGCGGGAGCTCGACATGACCCCCGAGAAGGTCATCGAGGTGCAGAAGTACGGCCGCGAACCCATCTCGCTGCACACCCCGCTCGGCGAAGACGGCGACAGCGAGTTCGGTGACCTCATCGAGGACACCGAGGCCGTGGTCCCGGCCGACGCGGTCGGTTTCACAATGCTGCAGCGTCAGCTCGAGTCGCTCCTCGACTCGCTGAGCGAGCGTGAGGCGGGCGTCATCCGCATGCGCTTCGGCCTCGGCGACGGTCAGCCCAAGACCCTCGACCAGATCGGCGACACCTTCGGCGTCACGCGCGAGCGGATCCGCCAGATCGAGTCCAAGACGATGGCGAAGCTCCGGCATCCGTCGCGGTCGCAGTCGCTCCGGGACTACCTCGAATGA
- a CDS encoding sugar-transfer associated ATP-grasp domain-containing protein produces MASRGLSPLHRIQVLFERARGFDYASVTERARFTAGVHGKSYPIVFVDMLWSAARHRVGFNDYVEFDFAILTRAERATWVTSPLALELSNRYDDLAHVHSFHHKVEFNRVFDRFLGREWLELTPANAAELEAFAMRHPVFIAKVPVSKSGAGVRRYVASEVADWSAFHAELIAKDELLIEECIRQHDDLEAIAPGTANTTRVTTFVTDDGSVKIINMAQKFGRGQVSDQAAFGGFYTALHEDGRAMGMGYSTTGLLYETHPDTGYRISDFTLPMLDEVRALITEVAQVVPQVRYVGWDVVVTPTGPVLVEGNWGAGVFENKPTASGIRHGHLPRYRAAMGF; encoded by the coding sequence ATGGCTTCGCGCGGTCTGTCGCCTTTGCACCGCATCCAGGTGCTGTTCGAGCGTGCACGCGGCTTCGACTACGCCTCCGTCACGGAACGCGCTCGCTTCACCGCCGGCGTGCACGGCAAGAGCTACCCGATAGTCTTCGTCGACATGCTCTGGTCCGCGGCGCGTCATCGCGTGGGGTTCAACGACTACGTCGAATTCGATTTCGCCATCCTCACGCGTGCCGAGCGCGCGACCTGGGTGACGAGCCCCCTCGCACTGGAGCTCTCGAACCGCTACGACGACCTCGCCCACGTGCACAGCTTCCACCACAAGGTCGAGTTCAACCGCGTCTTCGACCGCTTCCTGGGGCGCGAGTGGCTGGAGCTCACCCCCGCCAACGCCGCCGAGCTCGAGGCCTTCGCCATGCGGCATCCCGTCTTCATCGCGAAGGTGCCGGTGAGCAAGTCCGGCGCGGGCGTGCGTCGCTATGTCGCGTCGGAGGTCGCCGACTGGTCGGCATTCCACGCAGAGCTGATCGCCAAAGACGAACTGCTGATCGAGGAGTGCATCCGACAGCACGACGATCTCGAGGCGATCGCCCCCGGTACCGCCAACACCACTCGTGTCACGACCTTCGTCACCGATGACGGCTCCGTGAAGATCATCAATATGGCGCAGAAGTTCGGGCGCGGACAGGTGAGCGACCAGGCGGCCTTCGGCGGCTTCTACACCGCGCTGCACGAGGACGGCCGTGCAATGGGCATGGGGTACTCCACCACAGGTCTGCTCTACGAGACCCACCCCGATACCGGGTATCGCATCTCGGATTTCACCTTGCCGATGCTCGACGAGGTCCGCGCGCTCATCACCGAGGTCGCACAGGTCGTCCCCCAGGTGCGCTACGTCGGCTGGGACGTCGTCGTCACTCCGACCGGCCCCGTCCTGGTGGAGGGCAACTGGGGCGCGGGAGTGTTCGAGAACAAGCCCACGGCGAGCGGCATCCGGCACGGGCATCTGCCCCGCTACCGCGCGGCGATGGGTTTCTGA
- a CDS encoding DNA gyrase/topoisomerase IV subunit B — MTAEYSAHHLQVLEGLEAVRKRPGMYIGSTDSRGLMHCVWEIIDNSVDEALAGFGSHIDVILRADGSVEVRDRARGIPVDIEPRTGLSGVEVVFTKLHAGGKFGGGSYAASGGLHGVGASVVNALSERLDVEVDRGGKTYAMSFRRGEPGVFDGPSPDSPFTPFERASQLRVIGKAPRGVTGTRIRYWADRQIFTKDAAFHLDELEQRARQTAFLVPGLEIDIVDERGDEPATTAFRFDGGISEFADFLAPDPALTDTWRLTGSGTFVETVPVLQPGGAMVPTDVERTCEVDIALRWGTGYETVTRSFVNIIATPKGGTHQTGFEQGLMKVVRAQVEQNARRLKVGNDKLEKDDIIAGLTAVLTVRLPEPQFEGQTKEILGTPAVRTIVANVVAAELNARFASPKREDKAQCALILEKSVSEMKARISARTHKETQRRKNALESSSLPAKLADCRTSDVEQTELFIVEGDSALGTAKHARNSEYQALLPIRGKILNVQKASISDMLSNAECAAIIQTIGAGSGRSFDLDAARYGKIILMSDADVDGAHIRTLLLTLFFRYMRPLIEAGRVYAAVPPLHRVIVVNPGSKPNETIYTYSEKELHALLAKLQKSNRRWQEPVQRYKGLGEMDADQLATTTMDRAGRTLRRVRVQDAEAVSAVFELLMGSDVAPRRDFIVSSADRLDREAIDA, encoded by the coding sequence GTGACCGCCGAGTATTCCGCCCATCACCTCCAGGTGCTCGAGGGGCTCGAGGCCGTCCGCAAGCGCCCCGGGATGTACATCGGGTCGACCGACTCGCGTGGGCTCATGCACTGCGTCTGGGAGATCATCGACAACTCCGTCGATGAGGCGCTGGCGGGATTCGGTTCGCACATCGACGTGATTTTGCGCGCCGACGGCAGTGTCGAGGTGAGGGACCGTGCGCGCGGCATCCCCGTCGACATCGAGCCGCGCACCGGACTGTCCGGTGTCGAGGTTGTCTTCACGAAACTGCATGCGGGTGGCAAGTTCGGCGGCGGGTCGTACGCCGCCTCGGGCGGTCTGCACGGCGTCGGAGCATCGGTCGTCAACGCGCTCAGCGAGCGGCTGGACGTCGAGGTCGACCGCGGCGGCAAGACGTACGCGATGTCGTTCCGTCGCGGTGAGCCGGGGGTCTTCGACGGTCCCTCGCCCGACTCGCCGTTCACACCGTTCGAACGGGCGTCGCAGCTGCGCGTCATCGGCAAGGCTCCGCGCGGGGTGACGGGCACGCGCATCCGCTATTGGGCTGACCGGCAGATCTTCACGAAGGATGCCGCGTTCCACCTGGACGAGCTCGAGCAGCGGGCGCGGCAGACGGCGTTCCTGGTGCCCGGACTCGAGATCGACATCGTCGACGAGCGCGGTGACGAACCGGCGACGACCGCGTTCCGCTTCGACGGCGGGATCTCGGAGTTCGCCGACTTCCTCGCCCCCGATCCCGCGCTGACCGACACCTGGCGCCTCACCGGGTCGGGCACGTTCGTCGAGACCGTACCCGTGCTCCAGCCCGGCGGCGCGATGGTGCCGACCGACGTCGAGCGCACGTGCGAGGTGGACATCGCTTTGCGCTGGGGCACCGGGTACGAGACGGTCACGCGTTCGTTCGTCAACATCATCGCGACGCCCAAGGGCGGCACGCACCAGACCGGCTTCGAGCAGGGGCTGATGAAGGTCGTCCGCGCTCAGGTCGAGCAGAATGCGCGGCGCCTGAAAGTCGGCAACGACAAGCTCGAGAAGGATGACATCATCGCCGGCCTCACGGCGGTGCTCACGGTGCGTCTGCCCGAACCGCAGTTCGAAGGTCAGACGAAGGAGATCCTCGGCACGCCTGCCGTACGAACGATCGTCGCGAACGTCGTCGCCGCCGAGCTGAACGCGAGGTTCGCGTCTCCCAAGCGTGAAGACAAGGCGCAGTGCGCGCTGATCCTCGAGAAGTCGGTGTCGGAGATGAAGGCGCGCATCTCGGCGCGCACGCACAAAGAGACGCAGCGGCGGAAGAACGCGCTCGAGTCGTCGTCGTTGCCGGCGAAGCTCGCCGACTGCCGCACCAGCGACGTCGAGCAGACCGAGCTGTTCATCGTCGAGGGTGACTCGGCGCTCGGCACCGCGAAGCACGCGCGCAACAGCGAGTATCAGGCGCTGCTGCCGATCCGCGGCAAGATCCTCAACGTGCAGAAGGCGTCGATCAGCGACATGCTCTCGAACGCCGAGTGCGCCGCGATTATCCAGACGATCGGCGCCGGTTCGGGGCGCTCATTCGACCTCGATGCCGCCCGCTACGGCAAGATCATCCTCATGAGCGACGCGGACGTCGACGGTGCGCACATCCGCACGCTGCTCTTGACGCTCTTTTTCCGCTACATGCGGCCCCTCATCGAGGCCGGCAGGGTTTACGCCGCCGTTCCGCCGCTGCATCGTGTGATCGTGGTGAACCCGGGTTCGAAGCCCAACGAGACGATCTATACGTACTCCGAGAAGGAGCTGCACGCTCTGCTCGCGAAGCTGCAGAAGTCGAATCGCCGCTGGCAAGAACCCGTGCAGCGGTACAAGGGCCTGGGTGAGATGGACGCCGATCAGCTCGCGACCACCACGATGGATCGTGCCGGGCGAACGCTTCGCCGCGTGCGGGTTCAAGACGCAGAGGCGGTGTCGGCGGTGTTCGAGCTGCTGATGGGCAGCGATGTCGCCCCGCGCCGCGACTTCATCGTCTCGTCGGCGGATCGTCTCGACCGCGAGGCCATCGACGCCTGA
- a CDS encoding response regulator transcription factor, translating to MSETIRVIIVDDESLVRAALRVFLESSDGFELVGEADNGADAITVVRATHPDVVLMDVQMPVMDGIEATSRLTREFPGIKIVALTTFSAERVIVPMLSAGASGYLVKDTSPDRILDAARLAHEGGYVLSPRVAKELVSSVQNGQHQSTRTMGRDEELTERELEVVTLLAQGMSNAEIAGAMFVSEATVKSHLGRITAKWGVRDRIQVLIRATQLGLVSLT from the coding sequence GTGAGTGAAACGATCCGCGTGATCATCGTCGATGACGAGTCATTGGTGAGAGCCGCGTTGCGGGTCTTCCTCGAGTCCTCGGACGGATTCGAGCTGGTCGGCGAGGCCGACAACGGCGCCGATGCCATCACGGTCGTGCGCGCGACTCACCCCGATGTCGTGCTGATGGACGTGCAGATGCCGGTGATGGACGGGATCGAGGCGACGTCGCGGTTGACACGCGAGTTCCCGGGCATCAAGATCGTCGCCCTCACGACGTTCTCGGCCGAGCGTGTCATCGTCCCGATGCTGAGTGCCGGGGCATCCGGGTACCTCGTGAAAGACACGTCGCCCGATCGCATCCTGGACGCGGCACGGCTCGCGCACGAGGGTGGCTACGTGCTCTCTCCCCGGGTCGCGAAAGAGCTCGTCTCATCGGTGCAGAACGGGCAGCATCAGAGCACCCGCACGATGGGCCGCGACGAAGAGCTGACCGAGCGAGAGCTCGAGGTGGTCACCCTTCTCGCGCAGGGCATGTCGAACGCCGAGATCGCCGGTGCGATGTTCGTGTCCGAGGCGACCGTCAAGTCGCATCTGGGTCGGATCACCGCCAAGTGGGGCGTGCGCGACCGGATCCAGGTGCTCATCCGTGCAACGCAGCTCGGACTCGTCTCGCTGACCTGA
- a CDS encoding coenzyme F420-0:L-glutamate ligase: MSEAAPNDGKALSVTTDAGTFKRIPIRTRVVMPGDDLDAFVTEYAAGVVQPGDTLFVTEKIVAITQGRSYTLDAIQPRPLARFLSRYVTKTSYGIGLGMPETMEMALRECGTPRILFAAAVSAVTKLFGRRGDFYRIAGDKARAIDGPTDGTIPPYDRAVVLGPTEPDAVAARLKALLGTPEAVAVVDINDIGGNILGSTLDRAGEQQLVRILSDNPLGQGHQSTPMGVIRRA; encoded by the coding sequence ATGAGCGAGGCGGCACCCAACGACGGCAAGGCTCTGTCAGTCACGACCGACGCGGGGACCTTCAAGCGCATCCCGATCCGCACGCGGGTCGTCATGCCGGGCGATGACCTCGACGCGTTCGTGACCGAGTACGCGGCCGGCGTCGTCCAGCCCGGAGACACCCTCTTCGTGACGGAGAAGATCGTCGCCATCACGCAGGGGCGCTCGTACACGCTCGATGCGATCCAGCCGCGTCCTCTCGCCCGCTTCCTGTCGCGATACGTGACGAAGACCTCGTACGGGATCGGTCTCGGCATGCCCGAGACGATGGAGATGGCGCTGCGAGAGTGTGGCACGCCGCGCATCCTCTTCGCTGCCGCGGTCAGTGCCGTCACGAAGCTGTTCGGTCGTCGCGGTGACTTCTACCGCATCGCGGGAGACAAGGCGCGAGCGATCGACGGGCCGACCGACGGCACGATCCCGCCGTACGACCGCGCCGTGGTCCTCGGCCCCACAGAGCCCGACGCTGTCGCGGCTCGGCTGAAGGCGCTTCTCGGCACCCCCGAGGCAGTCGCGGTCGTCGACATCAACGACATCGGCGGCAACATCCTCGGCTCGACGCTCGATCGTGCCGGTGAACAGCAGCTCGTGCGCATCCTCTCGGACAATCCGCTCGGACAGGGGCATCAGTCGACGCCGATGGGCGTGATTCGACGCGCCTGA
- a CDS encoding DUF7455 domain-containing protein — MSMSTTAEPAVLEYRLTATDRCDSCGAQAYIAAEVNGSELLFCAHHGRKYEEKLRAVATSWHDETARLADAR, encoded by the coding sequence ATGAGCATGTCGACCACCGCTGAGCCCGCCGTCCTCGAGTACCGTCTGACCGCCACCGACCGCTGCGACTCGTGCGGCGCCCAGGCCTACATCGCCGCAGAGGTCAACGGCAGCGAACTGCTGTTCTGCGCTCACCACGGCCGCAAGTACGAAGAGAAGCTTCGCGCGGTCGCCACGTCGTGGCACGACGAGACCGCTCGTCTCGCCGACGCTCGCTGA